A genomic stretch from Flavobacterium branchiarum includes:
- a CDS encoding RagB/SusD family nutrient uptake outer membrane protein produces the protein MLSTKTGQALVDEVIFQRRIELWGEGFRFFDLKRTNSDLDRTGANHNSTYVGGVFSVPASDKRWQWLIPRAEINANPLIKQNEL, from the coding sequence GTGTTGTCAACAAAAACTGGACAAGCTTTAGTTGATGAAGTTATTTTTCAAAGAAGAATAGAACTTTGGGGAGAAGGATTCAGATTTTTTGATTTAAAAAGAACAAACTCTGATTTAGATAGAACTGGAGCAAACCATAATTCTACTTATGTAGGAGGAGTTTTCTCTGTTCCTGCATCAGATAAAAGATGGCAATGGTTAATTCCTAGAGCGGAAATTAATGCCAATCCATTGATTAAACAAAATGAACTTTAA
- a CDS encoding RagB/SusD family nutrient uptake outer membrane protein: MPYTSQKFLSVSTADSRCDVPYMRVAEMYLIEAEAKAKLGAADALKFYFLSLAKEILHMCCQQKLDKL, encoded by the coding sequence ATTCCATATACAAGTCAAAAGTTCTTATCAGTAAGTACTGCAGATAGTCGTTGTGATGTTCCTTATATGAGAGTTGCAGAGATGTATTTGATTGAGGCAGAAGCAAAAGCTAAATTGGGTGCTGCAGATGCGCTCAAGTTTTATTTTCTTTCGTTAGCAAAAGAAATCCTTCATATGTGTTGTCAACAAAAACTGGACAAGCTTTAG
- a CDS encoding RagB/SusD family nutrient uptake outer membrane protein translates to MKINLSKYIIAASSMLLLGSCSEDFLEKKPTEFISEEAATADTEALYLAINGIHRSMYIRYEDQGQTGVGGIMQQMDIIGDDLVFPATNGFFLGVYNWTAPSNDNSSEVRFPYRTFYQIIRNANAIINNADAAKGEQIDKDITKGQALLYRAFSHFQLVQIFGKRYVPGTANSQDGVPLALDTKTMVGRSSVEDVYKQINADIDNAIVLLDGYKKPNNSNLDLPVAYGLKARVNLTQGNWSVAADNAVKARTGKQLCRLLITLKDLMIIIM, encoded by the coding sequence ATGAAAATTAATTTATCAAAATATATAATAGCAGCTTCTTCAATGCTGTTATTAGGATCATGTTCTGAGGATTTCTTAGAAAAAAAACCAACCGAATTTATAAGTGAAGAGGCAGCTACTGCTGATACAGAAGCATTGTATTTAGCTATAAATGGAATACATCGTTCGATGTACATTAGATATGAAGATCAAGGACAAACAGGTGTAGGGGGAATAATGCAACAAATGGACATTATCGGAGACGATTTAGTCTTCCCAGCTACAAATGGATTTTTCTTAGGTGTTTATAACTGGACAGCACCTTCAAATGATAATTCATCAGAAGTGAGGTTTCCTTACAGAACTTTTTATCAAATTATTAGAAATGCTAATGCAATTATAAACAATGCTGATGCTGCTAAAGGGGAACAGATAGATAAGGATATTACTAAAGGGCAAGCCCTTTTATATAGAGCTTTTTCTCATTTTCAATTAGTTCAAATTTTTGGAAAAAGATATGTACCTGGAACTGCTAATAGTCAAGACGGAGTACCTTTAGCTTTAGATACTAAAACTATGGTAGGAAGATCTAGTGTTGAGGATGTTTATAAACAAATCAATGCTGATATCGATAATGCTATAGTTCTGTTAGATGGATATAAAAAGCCTAATAATTCTAATTTAGATTTACCAGTAGCTTATGGATTAAAAGCTCGTGTAAATTTAACTCAAGGAAATTGGTCTGTTGCTGCAGATAATGCTGTTAAAGCAAGAACTGGTAAACAATTATGTCGATTGCTGATTACACTAAAGGATTTAATGATTATAATAATGTAG